Below is a genomic region from Penaeus monodon isolate SGIC_2016 chromosome 33, NSTDA_Pmon_1, whole genome shotgun sequence.
ATGAAATGGTGAAACTGAAAATGGAATTGTGTGGAATCCCTGTTCAACCAACAACTGGGAcgtaaatacaaataacaaatcaGAAATTATACTtttgtttataaagaaaatatatatttgacaacAGGATATGAACTGAGAATAATCAATAACGGTGTAAATTATAGGCAATCCTTTAATTAATTCAGGCCTGTGTCTACTTATTATTTCCAGTTAAGAAAGTAAtccataaaaatgaatgaaacaaacGTAGCAAcgcgaaagaaaaaaagcacagaagaaaaaaggaaaagaataacggTCCTTTTTCACCCCATTTTACAGTAACCTGCTTTACTACTGGCTAGTATCGTCATCAAGCCACTAGCTCTTCGTAGCTCCACTGTGCACTGCGGGCCCTTCGTCCTTCTAGTTATGAAATCGTTATAAGGCTTCTCGCTAGTATAATTCCGCCTCTTATCCCGGCCCTTCCATCACAGCTTCTCTACAACACCGAGANNNNNNNNNNNNNNNNNNNNNNNNNNNNNNNNNNNNNNNNNNNNNNNNNNNNNNNNNNNNNNNNNNNNNNNNNNNNNNNNNNNNNNNNNNNNNNNNNNNNNNNNNNNNNNNNNNNNNNNNNNNNNNNNNNNNNNNNNNNNNNNNNNNNNNNNNNNNNNNNNNNNNNNNNNNNNNNNNNNNNNNNNNNNNNNNNNNNNNNNNNNNNNNNNNNNNNNNNNNNNNNNNNNNNNNGNNNNNNNNNNNNNNNNNNNNNNNNNNNNNNNNNNNNNNNNNNNNNNNNNNNNNNNNNNNNNNNNNNNNNNNNNNNNNCGCAGAACtttcgtaatgaaaaaaaaaatcgaatggaatgaatcaaaaacacgagttttaatttattaagacgaaataatttctttatatgtaaTCAATTAACCCAAGAGTTTTATCAAGATATTGGCAAGTgtaattttatatctttcatcatcttaattatcattctAAAATCAGCAATTAACTATATAAATGCGTGAACAGAATTAATTGCGTTTCGTCTTCTACACTTTTTAAACCTTGGGTCATATCCGCGGACGAGNNNNNNNNNNNNNNNNNNNNNNNNNNNCTATAGATCGGGGTTTCCTACAGTGGCTTCACAAACTCATTGCGCACTACTATATAACAACTATACATGTGGTAATTCAACGATNNNNNNNNNNNNNNNNNNNNNNNNNNNNNNNNNNNNNNNNNNGTCCAGTCAACGTTGCGCTGGAGTCTCCCCTAAGAGGTTAGTACAAGGATCGACACCCCGGCAACAAGGCAGGAGGTCGTTCTAAGTGTTTCACGAAGCAGAGGCGGTCGTACGAAGAGTTTACTTTCGGCGGGCAGCAAGACCACCTGACGACGACCAccatttctttatgtatatatatattaaaatcacttACAAGGCGGGTCTCGAACAAAGCCGTGTGAATGAGGCCTAAACGTATGCTAATACATGGTGGAGGTCGCcagtgtctctctcttttttatcatcttttgtgtTATCATACACCATCAAGTAGGAACACTTTGTTAAAAAACTTGAGGCCTCCTCGACAcacaacacgttttttttttccagagccgAAGAGGACGTGGTAAGTGGGTGTTTTCTTCGTTTGTACGGCGTGATTGCTCATTTCTGGATGCTTTGACTTTTAATGCCTTGGATTTCCCAAAAGTTTGNNNNNNNNNNNNNNNNNNNNNNNNNNNNNNGAGAGCAACTAACACAGCATAGGAACGAGTATTCAAAaggggagtgtgtgggggggataccaccaccgccgccatcaccatctccctcttATGGCTTATACACAtccactataaaaatataatgaaaacctTTAAAGGATTCTCAATGGCAAGCCCCTGTGGTAAGTATAATGGTGCTTCTGAAGCGCATTCTTAGTTTTGCAGAGGCTGCCGCAGATTGCGCATCGGTAGGGCTGTGTGATCACGTGCCGATCCTCAAAATGCCTAAGGAGGCTTTGACGTGAGGACAGCATTTTCATGCAATGTGGGCACNNNNNNNNNNNNNNNNNNNNNNNNNNNNNNNNNNNNNNNNNNNNNNNNNNNNNAATTTGGAAGGACAACAGTGAAGGACTGGTTGGTGTGGAGGGGGTAGTGGCAGATGCTGACCGGcctgaaaaacaagaaagaggccCAGGTCAGTCACACCGTCCACCAGGCTTCCCTTTTNNNNNNNNNNNNNNNNNNNNNNNNNNNNNNNNNNNTTTTATGGTTGTTTACCTTTCTGGTGTCCACCAATAACAGCATCAATGCCCCATCGCAGAACTAGTGGACTCCTTTGGGGCCCCGAGTATAAACCAGTGCAAGTGCCAAGTATGGCAATTATCCTTACTAATTGATAGCATGAATCCTAGTCCTTACTGACATATGGAGAGACTTCTCAGATCATGAACATGAAATCGACTGCCTCGACCATCACCACAAAGCCTCACCGAAGCAACTACCGAACCGGCTTTTAGGACCCTTTAACTATCCTCCCTTTCTACGTCTACATCCTTTGCTTTACTTCCTCTCTGAACTAAgaataagtaatttaaaaataatataaaaccagttatatacataagaaaaaacaacaacccgcCCTTCCTACTACtgttcacaaataaaaaaaaaaaaagaatcttttactttctctttcgtttcacaAATCAAATCAAAGTGAAAGCCAAGTCAGGTGTGAGCTGAACTTACGTGAATTTCTGACAAGCGGGGCCGTTCCGGGGaaggtgtgggggtgagggggaagggatgagcaGACAGTAGCACCTCCAGCTTTCAAGGCCAAGGTCACACGCGATCCCGCGGACCCAAGCGGCTGTGTGAACTAACCGGCGCGGGTTCCCTGACACgttcttttcttgcattttttttttctttctttctatttcgttatttgtttttttctcactcctcttctccttctcctccattatatcttgtatacatatatattcttttggtattatatttctgatgtttatattttttttttatttttttttttttttggttttattttattatatatcatcaactattttacttccttttcatcttcttcctcctccatatcACATGTTCGCGAGGTTACACAAAACAACGCCTACTATTTGTATTgagtattttattgtatatttctaCTGTACAAATACCCTGTACATGTGGGTTTGTGATTATGTAGTGTACGTTATTTCATCATTTANNNNNNNNNNNNNNNNNNNNNNNNNNNNNNNNNNNNNNNNNNNNNNNNNNNNNNATATGACATGAGGTTTGCGTTTCCTGGCTGTCTTTGGCACCTAGGCACTAATGTTAGCAGTGACTAAAATagcaatatctatataattctctTTTGATCCCTCAGTCTTGTACGGCAGTGGCATTTTCTTAGTTGaggttggggtggttttgttgaTACAACTGACATATGCTGAGGAGATTTATTTGAAACGAGAGGTAGATATGATTTTGGGACGCTTGGCATCTCAAAATGAGGTTATGGTGGTTGTGTTAATACTGCGGGAAGTGTAACGACCCCGCGGGGTCGCTGTGTCAGTGTTTGGGGTGGTACTTGAGTAAATGTTGCCTGAGACCATTCTTGCTGGTGGTTTGTTTGCCACACAGCGTGCAATAAAATGCCATTTGTATGGGGTTATAGTGGACGTCCTGCTGGTGTACTTTTAGGTTGTATCTACGAGTGAAGCCTTTCCCACAAAGCTCACAAGGAAACCTGGGCCGAGACTCCCTGAGATCCCCACTCAGCCACTCGTAGCCTGAAAAAACGACAGTGGTGTGTGTTACTAGCACGCGGAACTAGTTTCTGGCTGACCCAGCTACACAACCTATTAAGTCTACAGCTAGCCAGGGACTGCGCGGCGTCGGCTGCGTCGGCTGCGGCGAGTCCTTGCGGCTGGGTGGCTCCTAATGTTGTCAGGTCACAGTTGTATACTTCGGTGGTAGCGGTGCACGTGCATTTTGAGAGCTTTCTGCGTGGCTGCGGTTCGGCCACATTCAGTGCACTCAAACACTGTGTCCGGCCTGGTGAAGTGTGAATCCCGCTGGTGCACCTTGACGGAGTACCTGCGTGTGAACTCCTTGCCGCACAGCTCGCATGCGAACCTTGATGCCTGTCTGGGCCAGCATGGAGGCGCCGCTACCACGCCGGGCGGCGGCCACGGCCCTACACAGTCAAGGGAGTTGGTGTCGCCGCAGGTAGCCCGACCAGGGCCAGGATGGAGGCGGGGGGCCAAGGAGACTGTACTGCCCACGGAGCCTGTAACGAGACACCACACGGGTTACTGCTGCACGGTCAGGCGTGCAGGCGCGGCTCGTCCACTGCCTGTTTGCTGGTGGCTGAGGTAGAGGGAGCAGCTGAGGCAGCTGAGGCAGCAGAGGGGGCAGCAGTACCAGTCTTGCTGGCCGTCTTGCGGTGGTAGTTACTCTTGTGCACTCGCAGGGTACTCAGATTTTTGAATGATAGGCCACAAAGATCACACTTGGCACTTCCCAGGCCTGAATGTTGGTCCCGCATGTGGACCTTCAGATTGTACACATTACTGAATGTACGACCACAAACCGAGCATTCATACCGGACCTGCCTGCGCTCACGGACCAGGGGGAAAAAGCCCAAACCTGTAACGACAAAACAACACCCTTTACTATCTACTGCCATGACAGGAGCAGCTTGATGTGAGGGCATGCAAAGTAAGATNNNNNNNNNNNNNNNNNNNNNNNNNTGGACTACTTTAAGTCTACAGTCCCGTGACTTACTGGCAGCATGCTCTCACTCTACTGTGCCCTGACACTTGCCACCAACCTCCTATATAAAAGCTTAAAAGAGTTTAAAAACCTGTCGGATCCACCGCTGTCCAAGTGTTTTTCAGTTAAGGCTACAAGACTCCAACGTCACTgcatgtatatagtttttttttttaagttatagcCAAACAAGAAGCCACACACGACAAAAAAGCTCAACACTACAGATAATGACATCTCTCACACCGTGTACTGCCTTACAAGAAAGAGGGACCGGCTCTAGCACAAGGCATTGACAAAGAGGCCGGCTTTAGCTTCACCCGTATACCAAGCTCCGAGGACCTCTTGTTTACCCTTCTTGTAGACTTCTNNNNNNNNNNNNNNNNNNNNNNNNNNNNNNNNNNNNNNNNNNNNNNNNNNNNNNNNNNNNNNNNNNNNNNNNNNNNNNNNNNNNNNNNNNNNNNTTTTACACTGTACTCACACCCTACATCCAAATTCACAAGGCCTTGGTGTTCACTCATTCTTATCACTGTGCCAAGACCCATTTCAAAAATACACAGGGAgtatcatacaaaaataaaaaattaaatcttttaGCAATTGAGAGAGAATTATGAGGATACGAAATGCAAACTCCTCTCCAAGCGCAAATaaacaatatcttttttttgtgttccatCCTAAAAGCACCATTTCATGCATACATCTAACTCTCACTGTCAGCTTAATAAGCACTTAGTGGACACGGTTTGCAAGCATGGCACTGGCCAACCCTACTGCATCCTGAGTGAGGTGCTGTCAGTTGACTTTGTTGCGGTGGTGCCTTTGTATGTGCATCCTCAGGCCCGACTGGGTTCTTGACACTTTATCACACATAGCACATGGGAAGGGCCCAAAGTAGAGGTGGGCGTCTTTTATGTGCACCCGCAGATTGCCAATGGACGTGTACGTTTTGCCACAATATGGACAGTGAAGTAAGCCCATATAGGAGCTGGCCCTGCCTGGAAAGAGACGGAAACTTAATGTAGAGTTTGTGAAGGAGTAGGAAGGTGGGGAAGGTGTGGGTGCTGGAGGTGTCTATGGTTGCGATGCATGTGTACACGCAGTCCATTTACACTCTTAGAGAGCTTGTTGCATAGGTGGCAGACATAGGGCCCGTCCGTCCCGTGCACATCACGTATGTGTACACGTACATTGGACACACATGAGAACACTTTGCCACACTCCGGACAGTGTGGGCCCACTGACTGTAGTTGCTCACTGAcaaatgttggtggtggtggccgGCCTGCAAAACGAGAAGACACTGCTGAAGGGACCTGTGTTTCAGACACGTAACTTCACAGTCTAAAGCCTGCAATCTTCTGTCTCAGCACTACTGCACACATATATCACGACTAGAAGCAACAATTATACAGTGCTCTGCTACATTCAGCTATCACAAGCTATCACTACTATCCACCCCATGTCCACAGACTACAGATCACTGGTTATCACAACGCCTGTGATTCCTGTGAATGTGCACCCTCAATGCATTCTTATTTTTGGCCGGCTTGTTGCAAATGGGGCACCAGACAGGGCCACTTGTAGTGTGAATGTCCCTGATGTGGATGCGCAGACTACCTGCGCAGGAGAATAGTTTCCAACAGTGAGGACATGGCAGGCCCGAGGATACAACACGGCCTGGAAAAGAGACCAAAGGCCCTCTTAGTCTTGCAGATGGTTGATGCTGGTTTAGTTACGATGGTGTCTCTGGATGTGCATTCTTAACCCTGATTGACTCTTTGAGGGTTTGTTGCAGTGCGGGCACCAATACGGGCCAGTATTGTCATGGATGTCTCGGATGTGCGTGCGCAGGCTGCTAATGCACGAGAAGGTTTTCTTACAGAAGCTACACACAACGAACCCAATGTTTAGCCTTCCTGTAACAGAGAAGACAAGGGGCTCTTAATGACTGTTGGAGGAGGTGGTAGAAGTGTGGGGGTAAATGGTAGCTGCTGCTGTGGGGGTGCTAGTATGATTGTTACCCTTCACCTTTATGCCTGGATGTTGCCTATAGGTGTGCGTCAACATGGAGTTCTTCGTGCGGAACACTTTAGCACAAACTATGCACCTGAACTGGTAGTATACTCCAGAATGCATGTCGGCTATGTGTTTTCGCAGGTTACTGCGGTGCCTGATTACTTTACCACAATATGGGCAATACTGGCTTGAATCGTCTGAGGCCAAGCTGGGCCCTGCAAGAGTGAAAACATCCCACTTAGAATTTTATTGATGCCAGTTTGTAAGAAACAGCAACCATACCATGGAAAGTTATTAGCTGAATGAAACACACAATGGCTTCATCCATTTAATTGACAAAAGTTACAGGGCTGTCACATCACATTAATACAGTACAAAGGGATTTATTGCGTGTACAATTAAAATGAAAGGATCGCTGTCCTTTTTAATGCAAATCGGGACTAGGTAAATTAGATTGCAAATTGTCAGAATAAAAAGCACCATCGGAGATCAAATAGTCTTGCCGAGAACGTGACGACTGTTCATGTGGGCACTTGTTCATTCATAGCTTTAACTGCTATTCAGAGTTCcttagttttacttttatttgcttaataaatatagttttttttaccgCTGGGTCTACCAAGTTCCACTAGCAAAATAACTTGTCAATATTGCGAGCACTATTAAAAGTTTTCATCACACTttgttctcctccccttccacaaaaaagaacaagaaaaaaagtataaaaaccaTTACAAAAAgtcctttttattatctatattttatctctaATTCACTGTCATCCCTCTAAGACTCTTTCTCTTGATCATGTCACATGACCCCAGAGGTGTTGAGATGAGCGCCGCAAAACGTGCTNNNNNNNNNNNNNNNNNNNNNNNNNNNNNNNNNNNNNNNNNNNNNNNNNNNNNNNNNNNNNNNNNNNNNNNNNNNNNNNNNNNNNNNNNNNNNNNNNNNNTACTAGAGTCACTTGCCTGGTTTATACTCGGGGCCCAGGAGTCACTAGTTGCGATGGGCATTGATGCGTTATTGGTGGACACCAGAAAGGTAAACAACATAAAAATGATCAGGGcgatgatgatgcgatgatgaaGAGCCTGTGACGTGTGACTGACTGGCTTCTGTTTTTCAGCGGTCGATcgccacaccccccaccaacaccttCACGTTGTCCTTCCAAattcaacaaacaacaacagcaccagtgccaaaaccacaaacaacagcACCAGTGCCCACATTGCATGAAAATGCTTCCTCACGTCAAAGCCTCCTTAGGCATTTTGAGGATCGGCACGTGATCACACAGCCTACCGATGCGCAATCTGCGGCAGCCTCTGCAAAACTAAGAATGCCTTCAGAAGCACCATTATACTTACCACAGGGGCTTGCCATTGAGAATCCTTTAaggtttcattatattttatagtggATGTGTATAAGCCATaagagggagatggtgatggcggcggtggtggtatcccccccacacactcccttTTGAATACTCGTTCCTATGCTGTGTTAGTTGCTCTCNNNNNNNNNNNNNNNNNNNNNNNNNNNNNNCAAACTTTGGGAAATCCAAGGCATTAAAAGTCAAAGCATCCAGAAATGAGCAATCACGCCGTAC
It encodes:
- the LOC119594243 gene encoding GDNF-inducible zinc finger protein 1-like, whose amino-acid sequence is MPSHQAAPVMAVDSKGCCFVVTGLGFFPLVRERRQVRYECSVCGRTFSNVYNLKVHMRDQHSGLGSAKCDLCGLSFKNLSTLRVHKSNYHRKTASKTGSVGSTVSLAPRLHPGPGRATCGDTNSLDCVGPWPPPGVVAAPPCWPRQASRFACELCGKEFTRRYSVKVHQRDSHFTRPDTVFECTECGRTAATQKALKMHVHRYHRSYEWLSGDLRESRPRFPCELCGKGFTRRYNLKVHQQDVHYNPIQMAFYCTLCGKQTTSKNGLRQHLLKYHPKH